A stretch of Lachancea thermotolerans CBS 6340 chromosome D complete sequence DNA encodes these proteins:
- the PAP1 gene encoding polynucleotide adenylyltransferase PAP1 (similar to uniprot|P29468 Saccharomyces cerevisiae YKR002W PAP1 Poly(A) polymerase one of three factors required for mRNA 3'-end polyadenylation forms multiprotein complex with polyadenylation factor I (PF I) also required for mRNA nuclear export may also polyadenylate rRNAs), which translates to MNQQKTYGVTGPISTAGPTAAENQLNDALIQELKKEKSFESEEDTKKRVEVLRILQNLAQEFVYQVSKKRNMSDGMAKDAGGKIFTYGSYRLGVHGPGSDIDTLVVVPKHVTREDFFTVFDQILRTRSELEEIAPVPDAFVPIIKIKFSGISIDLICARLDIAQVPVNLTLADKNLLRNLDEKDLRALNGTRVTDEILQLVPKPTSFKIALRAIKLWAQRRAVYANIFGFPGGVAWAMLVARICQLYPNACSAVILTRFFHILTKWNWPQPVLLKPIEDGPLQVRVWNPRIYAQDRSHKMPVITPAYPSMCATHNISESTKKVILAELERGAQISSEIFSNKKTWSDLFQKHDFFYKYKFYLTVMASTSGSSEQHLKWSGLVESKLRLLVQKLETLGGINLAHPFTKPFEASYVYDNEAQCKDIIDNYGTHKAQDILAQYTEVTDDNKDTDGVKDKAQVHITTMYIGLDVALDGKKQVDIHVPCSDFFNLCRSFSEYDDTDMFSLMIKYVKLYDLPDNVYVEGEERPVKHSKRKKLGKDSKKSKRPKSNSLKAEEPTSGTTNSEKNNSQGPNKPVKHEPPMQTSPNPLAGSQVN; encoded by the coding sequence ATGaatcaacaaaagacaTATGGTGTCACAGGCCCTATCTCGACAGCAGGTCCTACAGCTGCAGAAAATCAACTGAATGATGCGCTAATTCAGGAGTTAAAGAAGGAAAAGTCATTCGAGTCGGAGGAGGACACCAAAAAGAGGGTAGAAGTTTTACGcatccttcaaaacctggCCCAAGAATTCGTATATCAAgtatcaaagaaaagaaacATGTCGGATGGGATGGCTAAGGACGCCGGAGGAAAGATTTTCACTTATGGGTCTTATAGGCTTGGCGTTCACGGCCCCGGTAGCGATATAGATACATTAGTCGTTGTACCGAAGCATGTTACTCGCGAAGACTTTTTTACTGTTTTCGACCAAATTTTGAGGACGAGATCTGAACTGGAGGAAATAGCACCAGTACCGGATGCTTTTGTGCcaatcatcaaaatcaaatttAGTGGCATTTCAATTGACTTGATCTGCGCGCGTTTAGATATCGCACAAGTTCCAGTCAATTTAACTTTAGCAGACAAGAATCTTCTGCGGAATTTGGATGAGAAAGACTTAAGAGCACTGAATGGTACTCGGGTTACTGACGAAATTTTGCAGCTTGTTCCCAAGCCTacttctttcaaaattgccTTGAGGGCTATCAAGCTGTGGGCCCAGAGAAGGGCTGTTTATGCAAACATATTCGGATTTCCAGGAGGTGTTGCATGGGCTATGTTAGTGGCTAGAATATGTCAGCTGTACCCTAACGCGTGTAGTGCCGTGATACTAACTCGTTTCTTTCATATTCTCACCAAATGGAACTGGCCTCAACCCGTCTTACTGAAGCCCATTGAGGACGGTCCACTTCAAGTTCGGGTTTGGAACCCCAGGATATATGCGCAGGACCGGTCCCACAAAATGCCTGTTATAACGCCAGCATACCCATCTATGTGTGCCACGCACAACATAAGTGAGTCCACAAAAAAAGTGATCTTGGCAGAACTAGAGAGAGGTGCACAGATATCAAGTGAGATATTTTCTAATAAAAAGACATGGTCCGACTTGTTCCAAAAGCATGACTTCTTTTACAAGTATAAATTTTACCTGACAGTCATGGCTTCTACTTCAGGCTCCAGTGAACAACATCTGAAATGGAGCGGATTGGTGGAAAGCAAGCTAAGATTacttgttcaaaagttggaaaCTTTGGGTGGTATAAACTTAGCCCACCCTTTTACCAAACCCTTTGAAGCTTCATATGTGTACGACAATGAAGCACAATGTAAAGATATCATCGATAATTATGGAACTCATAAGGCTCAGGATATTTTAGCGCAATATACTGAAGTTACTGACGACAACAAAGACACAGACGGCGTTAAAGACAAGGCACAGGTTCACATAACTACCATGTATATTGGTCTCGACGTCGCACTTGATGGGAAGAAACAAGTTGACATCCATGTTCCCTGTTCTGACTTTTTTAATCTCTGCCGCTCTTTCAGCGAATACGATGACACTGACATGTTTTCGCTAATGATAAAATATGTGAAACTCTATGACTTGCCGGATAACGTGTATGTGGAAGGTGAAGAGAGACCAGTCAAACATAGTAAAAGGAAAAAGCTGGGTAAGGACAGCAAGAAATCTAAGAGGCCAAAGTCTAACTCGTTGAAAGCTGAAGAACCCACAAGTGGCACGACCAACTCagaaaaaaacaattcTCAAGGTCCCAATAAGCCTGTCAAGCACGAGCCTCCTATGCAAACCTCGCCAAACCCTCTTGCTGGCTCTCAGGTCAACTGA
- the VPS1 gene encoding dynamin-like GTPase VPS1 (highly similar to uniprot|P21576 Saccharomyces cerevisiae YKR001C VPS1 GTPase required for vacuolar protein sorting, functions in actin cytoskeleton organization via its interaction with Sla1p), translating into MDEALISTINKLQDALAPLGGGSQSPIDLPQITVVGSQSSGKSSVLENIVGRDFLPRGTGIVTRRPLVLQLINRRSSKNLSSKPDKNELLELENEHPTKGQSEDNADEWGEFLHIPGKKFYNFDEIRQEIVNETDKTTGKNAGISSVPINLRIYSPHVLTLTLVDLPGLTKVPVGDQPADIEKQIKDMLLKYISKPNAIILSVNAANTDLANSDGLKLAREVDPEGTRTIGVLTKVDLMDQGTDVIDILAGRVIPLRYGYIPVINRGQKDIEVKKTIRSALEDEKRYFENHPSYSSKAHYCGTPYLAKKLNSILLHHIRQTLPDIKNKIELTLKKYQAELMNLGPETMDSPNSIVLSMITDFSKEYTGILDGEAKELSSQELSGGARISFVFHEIYKNGVRALDPFDQIKDSDIRTIMYNSSGSAPSLFVGTEAFEVLVKQQIKRFEEPSLRLVSLVFDELVRILKQIISQPKYARYPGLREAMSNYFVQFLKEAIIPTNTFVSDIIQAERTYINTAHPDLLKGSQAMAMIEEKLHPRQVSVDPKTGKPLPNQAPQPQTQQNEEKSSFFGGFFSSKNKKKLVALESPPPVLKATGQMTERETMETEVIKLLIESYFNIVKRTIADVIPKAVMLKLIVKSKNDIQKMLLEKLYGNQDLADLTKENDITIQRRKECHKMTEILRNASDIVSSV; encoded by the coding sequence ATGGATGAGGCATTGATATCAACCATAAACAAGCTTCAAGATGCGTTGGCACCTCTTGGGGGTGGATCCCAATCTCCAATTGATTTGCCTCAGATCACCGTTGTAGGATCACAATCTTCAGGGAAATCATCAGTGTTGGAGAATATTGTGGGGAGGGATTTCTTACCTAGAGGCACGGGAATCGTTACTAGAAGGCCTCTTGTCTTGCAGTTAATCAACAGGAGATCTTCCAAAAACCTGTCTTCTAAGCCTGACAAAAATGAATTACTTGAGTTGGAAAATGAACATCCTACAAAGGGCCAGTCAGAGGACAACGCCGATGAGTGGGGCGAGTTTTTACACATCCCAGGCAAGAAGTTTTacaattttgatgagatTCGGCAAGAAATCGTTAACGAAACAGACAAAACAACCGGTAAAAACGCAGGAATTTCGTCTGTGCCGATCAATCTGAGAATCTATTCTCCACATGTCTTGACATTAACGTTGGTTGATTTGCCTGGTCTCACGAAAGTTCCTGTGGGCGACCAGCCTGCCGATATTGAGAAACAAATCAAAGATATGCTTCTAAAATACATTTCTAAACCGAATGCGATAATCTTGTCGGTAAACGCCGCTAATACTGACCTGGCGAATAGCGACggcttgaagttggcgcGGGAAGTTGATCCTGAAGGCACCCGAACAATCGGAGTTCTCACCAAAGTTGACTTGATGGACCAAGGCACAGATGTGATTGACATTTTGGCCGGAAGAGTAATTCCCTTGAGATACGGGTATATTCCGGTTATTAATCGTGGACAAAAGGATATTGAAGTTAAAAAAACAATCAGGTCGGCATTAGAGGACGAGAAAAggtattttgaaaaccatCCTTCCTACAGCTCCAAGGCGCACTATTGTGGCACTCCTTATCTAGCAAAGAAGCTAAACTCAATTCTTCTCCACCACATCAGGCAGACGTTGCCTGATATAAAGAATAAGATCGAGCTTACTCTGAAAAAATATCAGGCTGAATTGATGAATCTTGGCCCTGAAACGATGGACTCACCAAACTCTATTGTGTTGAGCATGATTACCGACTTCTCCAAAGAATACACTGGGATTCTTGATGGTGAAGCTAAAGAGTTGTCTAGTCAAGAGCTTTCAGGCGGGGCTCGTATTTCTTTTGTGTTCCACGAAATATACAAAAACGGTGTCAGGGCCCTTGATCCGTTTGACCAAATAAAGGACTCTGACATTAGAACTATCATGTACAACAGCTCCGGCTCTGCACCATCTTTGTTTGTGGGAACTGAAGCTTTCGAGGTCTTAGTTAAACAACAAATCAAACGGTTTGAGGAGCCGAGTCTTCGCCTTGTGAGTTTGGTGTTCGATGAGTTGGTCCGTATACTCAAACAAATCATCTCTCAACCCAAGTATGCCAGGTATCCTGGTCTAAGAGAGGCGATGTCAAACTATTTTGTGCAGTTTCTGAAGGAAGCAATAATTCCAACTAATACCTTTGTTTCGGACATAATCCAAGCTGAAAGAACTTATATAAACACGGCCCATCCcgatcttttgaaaggatCTCAAGCAATGGCTAtgattgaagaaaaacttcACCCAAGACAGGTGAGTGTTGACCCAAAAACAGGTAAGCCTCTTCCGAACCAAGCACCTCAACCTCAAACTCAGcaaaacgaagaaaaatCTAGCTTTTTCGGTGGATTTTTCTCCTctaaaaacaagaagaagctcgtTGCTCTAGAGTCTCCACCACCTGTCTTAAAGGCGACGGGGCAAATGACGGAACGCGAGACAATGGAAACTGAAGTTATCAAGCTTCTAATTGAGAGTTATTTCAATATCGTCAAGAGAACCATAGCCGACGTGATTCCCAAAGCTGTGAtgctcaagctcattgTGAAGAGTAAAAACGACATCCAGAAAATGCTCTTAGAGAAGTTGTACGGAAACCAAGATCTCGCGGATTTAACGAAGGAGAATGACATCACAATTCAAAGGAGGAAAGAGTGTCACAAGATGACTGAGATTTTGCGCAACGCGAGTGATATTGTCTCGTCTGTTTAG
- the DID4 gene encoding ESCRT-III subunit protein DID4 (highly similar to uniprot|P36108 Saccharomyces cerevisiae YKL002W DID4 Class E Vps protein of the ESCRT-III complex required for sorting of integral membrane proteins into lumenal vesicles of multivesicular bodies and for delivery of newly synthesized vacuolar enzymes to the vacuole involved in endocytosis) → MALFEWVFGKSLTPQERLKKNQRALERTQRELERERRKLEQQEKKLISDIKKSAKDGQVTAAKIQAKDLVRTRKHISKFSNMKTQLQAISLRIQAVRSSDQMTSSMREATGLLASMNRSMNLPQLQRISAEFEKQSDLMDQRQEFMDEAIDDVMGDELEEDDEADEIVNRVLDEIGVDLNVKLQSTPQDAVEAPENGSSERVAESLTSNGLGTANADDELQARLNSLKR, encoded by the exons ATGGCCCTATTTGAATGGGTCTTCGGTAAGAGTTTGACTCCCCAAGAGCGCCTCAAGAAA AACCAAAGAGCGTTGGAGAGGACGCAACGCgaacttgaaagagagCGAAGGaagctcgagcagcaggaaaaaaagcttattTCCGATATAAAGAAGTCGGCAAAAGACGGTCAAGTAACTGCTGCCAAAATCCAGGCAAAGGACCTGGTGCGAACAAGGAAACACATTTCAAAGTTTAGCAACATGAAGACGCAACTCCAAGCGATCTCGCTAAGAATTCAAGCTGTTCGTAGCAGCGACCAAATGACTAGCTCAATGAGAGAAGCAACCGGCTTGCTCGCCTCTATGAACAGGTCGATGAACTTACCTCAACTGCAGCGGATCTCTGCcgaatttgagaagcaaAGCGACCTCATGGATCAACGTCAAGAATTTATGGACGAGGCTATAGACGATGTTATGGGAGACGAGCTGGAGGAGGATGATGAAGCGGACGAAATTGTTAACAGAGTTCTAGATGAAATAGGAGTGGACCTCAACgtgaagcttcaaagcacGCCCCAAGATGCGGTGGAGGCTCCTGAAAATGgttcttcagaaagagTCGCAGAATCATTGACCTCAAATGGGCTAGGGACAGCTAATGCCGATGACGAGTTACAAGCGAGGCTTAATAGTCTAAAGAGGTAA
- the MRPL13 gene encoding mitochondrial 54S ribosomal protein mL50 MRPL13 (similar to uniprot|Q02204 Saccharomyces cerevisiae YKR006C MRPL13 Mitochondrial ribosomal protein of the large subunit not essential for mitochondrial translation) yields MLSNRIASCSVKRGLHVSASSKDFMSWFRRKQTAKPAAPIKKTEELINEVESGVGGAEAPLNRLKLTDEFFIGKSNLDLDRRERQSRVNEVPFNKWMSSEKLKSSGVLDSILLESYNSTNSEFRAIAIADEKLALPFTDLVFKFHFSKALQSATGTLIPDYQITRLQTPIAFRNYLLKEVVSGKLAKFRESEPNAIELGQGHYSSDSIHVVEDVRFSERKKKLSKILSEVEFLEREAARQAVEKARQAA; encoded by the coding sequence ATGCTATCAAACAGGATCGCATCATGCAGCGTGAAGAGAGGTTTGCATGTTTCGGCATCGAGTAAAGATTTTATGTCGTGGTTCAGGAGAAAGCAGACCGCGAAACCCGCTGCGCCAATAAAGAAAACGGAAGAGTTAATCAACGAGGTTGAATCAGGAGTAGGAGGCGCCGAAGCCCCGCTTAACAGATTGAAACTCACAGACGAGTTTTTTATCGGAAAGAGCAACTTAGACCTTGATAGGCGTGAAAGACAGTCTCGCGTTAATGAGGTCCCTTTCAATAAATGGATGTCATCagaaaagctcaagtcCTCGGGCGTACTGGATAGCATACTCTTAGAAAGCTACAACTCGACAAACTCAGAATTCAGGGCCATAGCTATTGCTGACGAGAAACTCGCGCTCCCATTTACAGACCTTGTATTTAAGTTTCATTTCAGCAAGGCCCTACAGTCTGCCACGGGCACTTTGATACCGGACTATCAAATCACTCGCCTGCAAACCCCGATAGCTTTCCGGAActatcttttgaaagaggttGTGAGCGGCAAACTCGCGAAATTCAGAGAGTCCGAGCCTAACGCTATCGAACTTGGACAAGGTCACTACTCTTCTGATAGCATTCACGTGGTAGAAGATGTGAGATTCAGTgaaagaaagaagaagctaTCTAAAATACTTTCAGAAgttgagtttcttgaacGCGAAGCGGCAAGACAAGCTGTGGAAAAAGCTCGTCAAGCGGCCTAA
- the OSH6 gene encoding oxysterol-binding protein OSH6 (highly similar to uniprot|P38755 Saccharomyces cerevisiae YHR001W OSH7 Member of an oxysterol-binding protein family with seven members in S. cerevisiae family members have overlapping redundant functions in sterol metabolism and collectively perform a function essential for viability): MPLNKLKTRSAAVPGEPSSATNASSRSLVDTDDIDENDESGQSILLGIISQLKPGCDLSRITLPTFILEKKSMLERITNQLQFPDILLEAHQEKDDLMRFVGVVKWYLSGWHIAPKAVKKPLNPVLGEHFTCYWDLPNKQQAFYFSEQTSHHPPKSSYFYMIPESNIRVDGTTVPKSKFLGNSTAAMMEGLTVLQFLDIQDSEGHPEKFTLTQPNMYARGILFGKMRIELGDHMVIKSSQHKVDIEFKTKGFISGTYDAIEGTIKDQAGNEYFEISGKWNDIIYIRDLQKKTPKTVLFDASKAAPLKPLVRPLEEQGNFESRKLWKKVTDALAARDHATATEEKFKIEDYQRTLAKKRAESGSPFLPKLFRPASRQSDDLEFYIYKDIPEGGSHEDQIRSILEIAPVLPGQKFTEKFEVPGQQKHKVQKQNST, from the coding sequence ATGCCATTGAACAAGCTGAAAACTAGGTCAGCAGCCGTACCTGGCGAACCGTCATCAGCAACAAACGCCTCAAGTCGAAGTTTGGTGGATACCGATGATATTGATGAGAATGACGAGTCTGGTCAGAGCATCTTGCTTGGGATTATATCACAATTGAAGCCGGGGTGTGACCTCTCAAGAATTACTCTGCCTACCTTCATTCTCGAAAAGAAGTCAATGCTCGAAAGGATCACAAATCAGCTCCAATTTCCGGATATTTTGCTGGAAGCCcatcaagagaaagatgatTTGATGAGGTTTGTGGGGGTAGTGAAATGGTATCTGTCGGGTTGGCATATTGCACCCAAAGCAGTCAAGAAGCCCTTAAACCCTGTGCTAGGTGAACATTTTACTTGCTATTGGGATCTCCCTAATAAACAACAGGCCTTTTACTTTTCAGAGCAAACGAGCCACCACCCACCTAAGTCTTCTTACTTTTACATGATACCCGAGTCTAACATAAGGGTCGACGGGACAACTGTCCCAAAATCGAAATTTTTGGGCAATTCCACTGCGGCAATGATGGAAGGCTTGACGGTTTTACAATTCCTTGACATTCAGGATTCTGAGGGCCACCCTGAAAAGTTTACGCTAACCCAGCCAAATATGTATGCTAGAGGTATTCTTTTTGGTAAGATGAGGATCGAGCTCGGGGATCATATGGTGATAAAGTCGTCACAACACAAAGTTGACATTGAGTTCAAGACGAAAGGTTTTATTTCTGGAACCTACGATGCCATAGAAGGCACCATAAAGGATCAAGCTGGGAACGAGTATTTTGAGATTAGTGGTAAATGGAATGACATAATCTATATCAGGGATCTACAGAAGAAGACCCCCAAAACAGTCTTATTCGATGCTAGCAAAGCAGCGCCGTTGAAGCCTTTGGTCCGGCCGCTCGAAGAGCAGGGAAACTTTGAATCCAGAAAACTTTGGAAAAAGGTAACTGACGCACTAGCAGCGCGCGATCATGCTACAGCTACAGAAGAGAAGTTTAAAATTGAAGACTACCAGCGCACACTTGCTAAGAAGAGAGCTGAAAGTGGCTCACCATTTCTGCCCAAGCTGTTCAGGCCGGCTAGTCGTCAAAGCGACGACCTTGAGTTTTACATTTATAAGGATATCCCAGAGGGCGGTTCCCACGAAGACCAGATTAGAAGTATTCTGGAAATAGCTCCAGTCTTACCGGGTCAAAAATTCACTGAGAAGTTTGAGGTTCCGGGCCAACAAAAGCACAAAGTGCAAAAGCAAAATTcaacttga
- the MEH1 gene encoding Meh1p (some similarities with uniprot|Q02205 Saccharomyces cerevisiae YKR007W MEH1): protein MGVIISCCFRDRSSEDEPLIQDSQRGYGANANNDYDALQRKLEQEEQKLLVREQELTEIVNSTNDKLIDISMMSNSGIVVQSHDLDNILGAESEDEHGRLDGSGIQEGLKELGPPKLQRHHRDAMKKLYAELFSGLDDQLMIDTKEDLIVTL, encoded by the coding sequence ATGGGTGTCATAATAAGTTGTTGCTTCCGTGATAGATCATCGGAGGACGAGCCATTGATACAGGACTCTCAGAGGGGGTATGGTGCAAATGCCAATAACGACTACGATGCTCTCCAACGCAAACTAGAACAGGAGGAGCAAAAGCTTTTAGTTAGAGAGCAAGAACTCACAGAAATTGTGAATAGCACAAACGACAAGCTGATAGACATTTCAATGATGAGCAACAGCGGCATAGTTGTTCAAAGTCATGACTTAGACAACATCCTCGGGGCCGAGAGCGAGGACGAGCATGGTCGACTGGACGGTTCAGGTATTCAAGAGGGTTTGAAAGAATTAGGCCCACCCAAACTGCAGCGCCACCATCGTGATGCCATGAAGAAACTTTATGCAGAACTTTTTAGTGGGCTTGATGACCAATTAATGATAGACACCAAAGAGGATTTAATAGTAACTCTATGA
- the ECM9 gene encoding Ecm9p (weakly similar to uniprot|Q02202 Saccharomyces cerevisiae YKR004C ECM9 Non-essential protein of unknown function) encodes MKNSNLSKRLYDCLTDDYNNKQIRLVVLPDYFREGDSDGIVCVSDGNAIEIICFRTFYLQVYSEARKVLNDRQSSQAAANEERYYLATTVLLLITPEDHSNIRRHEELLLNRLKDKNCSGLWRRDEIAGAFVRRELQFVTSCLTSSLARVNKSPSLWLLYRKLYIITNSLFPTIEANYEMCFSKSAEAHSSNYYSWHTLRWMFDVGSKQLKARLAEATETFCFKHPKDSSAWWSLAHVLVSSFDTQKNSIAQQNMLTANYSLPPLSELIFGCASSTEIESKVKKIVEYIDYAEVSEYPPFQCLEKLFQNLNQTGQKAYVEKWLSQVEVFERENFEIGESSALLSDRQLRENVLIQRDFKTLVMKKRFVQRLLPHNTPKSTP; translated from the exons atgaaaaacTCGAATCTCAGCAAGAGGCTTTATGATTGCCTCACAGACGATTATAACAACAAACAAATAAGGCTTGTTGTCTTACCGGACTATTTTCGCGAGGGGGATTCTGATGGCATTGTGTGCGTGAGCGACGGAAATGCAATCGAAATCATTTGTTTTAGAACCTTTTACCTCCAAGTCTACAGCGAGGCACGTAAAGTGCTGAATGACCGCCAATCTAGCCAGG CCGCCGcaaatgaagaaagatATTACCTTGCAACTACCGTTTTACTTTTAATCACGCCAGAAGATCATTCTAATATAAGGAGACACGAGGAGCTACTTTTAAATCGTTTGAAAGACAAAAACTGCAGCGGTCTTTGGAGACGTGACGAAATTGCCGGGGCTTTTGTTCGACGTGAATTACAATTTGTGACATCATGCTTAACATCGTCCCTTGCTCGCGTCAATAAGTCGCCGTCCCTGTGGCTACTATACCGGAAGCTGTATATTATAACAAATTCCCTTTTTCCTACAATAGAGGCAAATTACGAAATGTGTTTTTCCAAGTCGGCAGAGGCTCACTCTTCCAACTACTACTCATGGCATACACTTCGATGGATGTTTGATGTTGGTTCAAAACAGCTAAAAGCACGTTTGGCAGAAGCGACCGAAACATTCTGCTTTAAACATCCAAAAGATAGTTCAGCTTGGTGGTCACTCGCCCATGTGCTTGTTTCTTCTTTCGATACGcagaaaaattcaattgCACAACAAAACATGCTAACCGCCAATTACTCGTTGCCCCCTCTCTCGGAACTAATATTCGGTTGCGCTTCCTCAACTGAAATCGAAAGCAAGGTTAAAAAAATCGTAGAATATATTGATTATGCCGAAGTTAGTGAGTATCCACCTTTTCAATGCCTagagaagctctttcagaACCTGAACCAAACTGGCCAGAAGGCTTACGTCGAAAAGTGGCTTTCTCAAGTTGAGGTATTCGAACGAGAGAACTTCGAGATTGGCGAATCATCGGCTTTGCTTAGCGATAGACAACTACGAGAAAACGTACTAATCCAGAGAGATTTCAAAACACTTGTTATGAAAAAGAGGTTCGTCCAGCGTTTGTTGCCGCATAACACGCCGAAGAGCACTCCTTGA
- the MET14 gene encoding adenylyl-sulfate kinase (similar to uniprot|Q02196 Saccharomyces cerevisiae YKL001C MET14 Adenylylsulfate kinase required for sulfate assimilation and involved in methionine metabolism), with amino-acid sequence MSTNITWHPNLTYEERSGLRKQNGATVWLTGLSASGKSTIACALEQLLLSENVAAYRLDGDNIRFGLNKDLGFSEKDRNENIRRISEVSKLFADSCTISITSFISPYRVDRDRARVLHKDSGLKFVEVFVDVPLDVAEQRDPKGLYKKAREGIIKDFTGVSAPYEAPDAPELHLRTDKQTVEECAQQIYLYLKKESII; translated from the exons ATGTCAACTAATATAACCTGGCATCCTAACTTGACTTATGAAGAGCGGTCTGGCTTGAGAAAACAGAACGGAGCTACTGTGTGGCTGACTGGCCTTAGCGCATCTGGTAAAAG CACTATTGCGTGCGCACTCGAGCAACTTCTGCTAAGCGAAAATGTGGCAGCATACAGACTGGACGGTGACAACATTAGGTTTGGACTAAACAAAGATTTGGGCTTCTCCGAAAAAGATAGAAACGAGAACATTCGGCGCATATCAGAGGTTTCAAAGTTGTTCGCGGACTCTTGCACCATCTCCATAACCTCTTTCATATCCCCTTATCGCGTTGACCGCGATAGAGCAAGAGTATTGCACAAGGATAGCGGACTCAAGTTCGTGGAAGTTTTTGTCGATGTTCCGTTGGATGTTGCAGAGCAAAGAGACCCAAAAGGCCTATATAAGAAGGCAAGGGAGGGGATCATAAAAGACTTCACTGGCGTCTCAGCGCCCTACGAAGCTCCCGATGCCCCAGAACTCCACCTAAGGACCGACAAGCAAACGGTTGAGGAGTGTGCTCAACAAATTTATCTATATCTGAAGAAGGAATCCATCATTTGA